TGTTCAAACCCCAAGTCAAATCAAGAAATTCTACGAACCTGTTATGAATATGGAAGGCGTTGAGATTGCAAGTCAAGGCCAGTCAGTAGACAAGAAAATCAGCTTTGATTTGCCAGATTTTTCAACCAAAGAAAAAGTAACTGGAGCTGAAATTGGTAGTGCCACCCACGAACTGATGCAGAGAATGGACCTCAGTCAGCGACCAACGCTTGCTAGCCTGACAGAAACTCTCAAACAAGTTCAAACCAGCCCAGGTGTCAGAGATAAGATAAATCTTGCTAAAATTCTTGCATTCTTTGACACAGCACTCGGTCAGGAAATTCTTGCTAATGCCGACCATCTTTATCGCGAGCAACCTTTCTCCATGCTCAAACGAGACCAAAAGAGTCAGGAAGACTTTGTTGTCCGTGGTATCCTTGATGGCTATCTACTTTACGAAGACAAAATTGTTCTGTTCGACTATAAGACAGACCGCTATGATGAACCAAGTCAACTCATAGACCGTTATCGTGATCAGTTAGCCTTATACGGAGAGGCTTTATCTCGAGCCTATTCGATTGAAAATATTGAGAAATACTTGATTTTACTAGGTAAAGACAAGGTTCAAGTTGTAAAAGTATAATCTAGAAAGGAGACCTCATGACACTTCCAGTTAGAAAATCCCTGCATAATGCGGTTTTACAAGCTTCAAAAGCTGATACTTGGGAACAAGCTACCAAGGAATGGAATGAAGTTTCCTTGATTTTTAACGGTATCGGCCGTAGCAATTGTGTCTGTGGAAATTCCATCAAGTACGCCTACGAACTCTTTAACGGTGTCACAGGTCAACGCCTCTTTCCGATTGGTAGCGACTGTGTTCGTCATTTTCATCGATTAAACCTCGACCAGCAATTGGAAAAGGAGGAAAAACTACTCAGAAAGGTTGAAAATCTGACCAGAAAAGCCCAGAAAAAGGAAAAAATCAAGGTCAATAAAAGTGACTTTGACGAGCGCCTTCTAAAATGGCTCTGGGAAAAAGGTGTTTTCAAGCCCAATCGTGGAAATCAGTTCTCACCTGAGAAAGACTACCAGCTCTTCCTAGAAGTCTTTCAAGGAGGAAGTTGGACCAAGGCAGAACCAAAGAAAAAGGCTCGGATGGAAGAAGTCCTTGAAAAGTGTATCAAACCCTTTTTACTTGGAAAGCCAGATGACCAACTCTACCTTGTCAAGCTAGGTAAGGAGAAAATTGACTACGAGCAAGAACTCCGTATCCAGGCAGAGAAAGAGCGCAAGAAGAGGGATAAAATCGCCAAGCAGTATGCAGACAATCTGGTTCTAGCAATGGGACCAGCAGAGCGTGCCTATCAAGATTACTTTGGCTTTACAGAAACCCTAACCCAAGAAGAACGCAAGTGGGAGAAAATTCTTTTTGGTAAAAATCGAACAGAACGGGCTATCAAGGCCAAACAATACCAAAAAGAGCTGGAAAAAGACCAACGAATTGCCAGTCAGGATCCAATTGAGAGAAAGCAGAAGCAGACCTGGCTTCTCAATTCCTATTTTCGTGAGCTTCCTGAAGAAAAATCCCGATTTGCTCGGCTTTTATTAGCATATCGAAAAAGTGGTGAAGTACCCTTTTCAACCGCATACCTGTCAGATCCTCTCATCGACTTTTTCTATAAAATGAAAGCCTTTGAGTTTGAAATCGCACCAGAACAAGTCCGAGACTTTTTAAAAGAAAGCCTTCAGACAGAACATCTATCCTCAGCACAAGAAAGCTGGATAGAAGGAATTCTCCTCAACTGCGTCAAACCATTTTTAGAACGATTAATGATATAAGTAACACCTACCGTGGAAATTCCATGGTAGGTTACATTTTATCCAAAAAGAGAAAATAGGAAATGGCAAACCTTGCTCCTTTGTATTTTATATATAAAACAAAGTATGAAAGCGTAACTCAATTTTAAGACTTTTTTGTAAATTAAGAGTATAATTAAAGTATGTTACCTTTTTATAAGATAACAGCTAATATAATAAAGTTTGCCTTACATATTTTTAAATTTTATTTCAAGGAGGAATGATGGAAAAGTATTTTGGTGAAAAACAGCAGCGTTTTTCATTTAGAAAATTATCAGTAGGACTTGTATCTGCAACGATTTCAAGTTTATTTTTTATGTCTGTATTAGGTAGTTCATCTGTAGAGGCTCAAGAGACTAAAGGTGTTCACTATAAATATGTGACAGAGTCAGAGTTATCATCAGATGAAAAGAAGCAGCTTGTCTATGATATTCCGACATACGTGGAGAATGATGATGAGACTTATTATCTTGTTTATAAATTAAATTCCCAAAATCAACTGGGGGAATTACCCAACACTGGAAGTAAGAATGAGATGCAAGCCCTAGTTGCTGGTGCTAGCTTAGCTGCTCTGGGAATTTTAATTTTTGCCGTCTCCAAGAAAAAGGTTAAGAATAAAACGGTATTACATTTAGTATTGGTTGCAGGAATAGGAAATGGTGTCTTAGTTTCAGCCCATGCTTTAGAAAATCATCTTTTGCTAAATTACAATACTGACTATGAATTAACTTTAGGAGAGAAATTACCTCTTCCTAAAGAGATTTCAGGTTACACTTATATTGGATATATCAAAGAGGGAAACATAACTTCTGAATTTAAAGTAAGCAATCAAGAGAAATCAGTAGCTACTCCCAAAAATCAACAAAAGGTAGATTACAATGTTACACCAAATTTTGTAGAGAATCCATCAAAGGTACAAACTATTCAGGAAGAAAAACCTGTTTCTTCAACTAAGCCGACAGAAGTTCAAGCAGCGTTGCCGGAAACAGGCGTAACAGATAAAGGTGAACCTGAAGTTCAACCAGCTTTACCAGAAGCTGTAGTAACCAACAAAGGCACACCAGAAGTCCAACCTGCATTGCCAAAAGCAGTTGTAAGCGATAAAGACAAACCAGCAGTTCAACCTACGTTACCTGAATCAGTTGTAACCGATAAAGGCGAGTCTGCAATTCAGCCAGAGTTACCAGAAGCTTTAGTCACGGAAAAAGGTGAAGCCGAAGTTCATCCTGCATTACCCGCAGCTGTTGTTACTGAAAAAGGCGAGCCTGCAGTCCAGTCAGATTTACCAGAAGCAGTTGTAACCGACAAAGGCGAACCCGAAGTCCAACCTGCATTGCCAAAAGCAGTTGTAAGCGATAAAGACAAACCAGCAGTTCAACCTACGTTACCTGAATCAGTTGTAACCGATAAAGGCGAGTCTGCAATTCAGCCAGAGTTACCAGAAGCTTTAGTCACGGAAAAAGGTGAAGCCGAAGTTCATCCTGCATTACCTGAAGCTGTTGTTACTGACAAAGGTGAGCCTGCAGTTCAACCAGCGTTACCAGAAGCGGTAGTCACGGAAAAAGGTGAAGCCGAAGTTCATCCTGCATTACCAGAAGCTGTTGTTACTGAAAAAGGTGAAGCCGAAGTTCATCCTGCATTACCTGAAGCTGTTGTTACTGACAAAGGTGAGCCTGCAGTTCAACCAGCTTTACCAGAAGCTGTAGTAACCAACAAAGGCACACCAGAAGTCCAACCAGCGTTACCAGAAGCGGTAGTCACGGAAAAAGGTGAAGCCGAAGTTCATCCTGCATTACCAGAAGCTGTTGTTACTGACAAAGGTGAGCCTGAAGTTCAACCAGCTTTACCGGAAGCAGTAGTAACCGACAAAGGCGAGCCTGCAATTCAGCCAGAGTTACCAGAAGCAGTAGTCACGGAAAAAGGTGAAGCCGAAGTTCATCCTGCATTACCAGAAGCTGTTGTTACTGAAAAAGGTGAGCCTGAAGTTCAACCAGCTTTACCAGAAGCAGTAGTAACCGACAAAGGCAAGCCTGCAATTCAGCCAGAGTTACCAGAAGCAGTAGTAAGTGATAAAGGTGAACCTGAACAGGTAGCCCCACTTCCAGAATATACTGGGAAAATCGAGCCGCTGAAATCAGAAAGTACAAAACCTTCTGAAGAAACTAACAATACAACAGAAACGAATAATGTTCAAAAAAATGCCAGTGCACTACTTAGAATGAATTTTGTTAAAGGTAATCAAGCGTTATCTGGAACTGGTTCAGCTACATTTATAGCACCTAATGTATTATTGACAGTAGCACACAATTTCATTAATAATTCTTCAGATAACAGCACGGGTGAATTTAGAGGAGAAAAGTCTAAAAATACATATGAATGGGTAACACCTGATGGACAAAAAGGTTCATTTACTTCAGAGGATATTCATTTTTATAATCAAAAAGATTATCCAAAAGGATTTATCTATGATTTAGCAGTGATTAAATTACCACAATCTTTAGAAAGAAAACATGTAAATCTAGTAGAAAATTACTCGAAAGTAAATATTCATGACAAACTAAATGTCTATGGATATCCAGGTGGGGAATATACGCACTTAAAAGATGCTACAGTTGAAATGGAACAAAAATATGCGAATAATACCTACGGTGTTCAATATCAAGGTGGAAAACCTGGTATGAGTGGTGGAGGAATATTTAATACTAACGGTGAAGTCATTGGTGTACACCAAAATGGTGCTAAGAACCGTTCAGGAGGATTAATATTATCTCCAACACAATTAGACTGGATTAGAAGTATTATAAATGGTAAAGAAATTACTCCGACATATGATGCACTAGAACGTCATAAAGATGAGAAAAAAGACGATGTTAAAGAAGAAGATGTTAATAAGAAATTAGAGCTTAGAAATATATCTTCTGTAGAACTATATTCAAAAGAAGGTGATAAGTATCGTCATGTAACTTCACTTGATTCTGTGCCAAATGACCCACAAAATTACTTCATGAAAGTAAAATCAGAGAACTTTAAAGATGTGATGCTGCCTGTTTCAAGTATTACTGATGATAATAAAGATAATAGAGATAATAGAGCTGTTTATAAAATAGTAGCAAGTGCAAATAATCTGATACAACATGAAAATAATAAAGTACTAGATAATTATACATACTATTTACCTAAAACTCAGCAAAGTGAAACTGGGGTATATACATCATTTAAAAATTTAGTTGACGAAATGAATAGAAATCCTTATGGAGAATTTCATTTAGGTGCAACTATGGATGCTCGTGAAGTTGAACTACCAGATGGCCAAGAAAGTTATGTGAAAAATGAATTCCATGGAAAATTAGTAGGAACAAATAATGAGAAATATTATGCTATTTATAATCTGAAAAAACCATTGTTTGGGGGATTAAATGGCGCTACAGTAGAAAATCTTTCATTAAAAGATGTCAATATTTCAGCAAAAGAAGATGCTGCAACAGTAGCTAAAGAAGCGAAAAATAGAACTGCAATTAGTAATGTTCATGCTGATGGAGCGATAGCTGGGGAACATGGAATAGGAGGATTAGTTTCACAAGTTAATAATTCTACTATTTCTAACAGTAGCTATACAGGTAGAATAACTAATACATATAAAACAGTTGCTAGTTATCAAATCGGAGGTTTAGTAGGTAAACTTTCTGGTTCGGGAGCATTAATAGACAAGTCGGTTGCATCTATCGATATGGCGACGAATGCAACGCAAGGAGATCAGTCTATTGGAGGAATAGCTGGTGCAGTAATTGATAATGCCGTAATAAGTAGTAGTTATGCTGAAGGGAAATTAAATAATGTTAAACCTTTTGCTTATGTAGGTGGTGTAGTAGGAGACCTTTGGGATCCAGTGGATGGTTTAGAAAAATCTGGAAAACTATTAAATGTACTAAGCGATGTTAATGTTACAAACGGTAATGCTATAGCTGGTAAACATTTTGATAATATGAAAGCAACTAATGTTTATAGTAATAAAAATAATAAGGTTGTAAATGTAGTACCAGAGGATGATGAAATCTTAACTAAGGATTCTACTGTTCAAAGAGGAGAAGTCTTAGAAGATGCTCAGATTAGAGAGAAAAAATCTGCTTTTGCATCTAAAAATATTATTAAAACAGAAGATTTTAACTTCTCTTCTAGATATGTAACTGACTATAGAAGTCTTGAGAATGCTGATTCATCAAAAGAAAAAGTATATAAAAATATAGAAAAACTATTACCGTTCTATAATAGAGAAACAATAGTTAAGTACGGAAATTTAGTAGAGTCAAGTAGTAATCTTTACAATAAGGAATTATTATCAGTAGTTCCTATGAAAGATAAAGAAGTAATTAGTGATATTAACCAATACAAATCAAGTATAAATAAACTACTACTATATTATACGGACAATACATCAGAGAAACTTAATGTAAATTATCAAAGTGATTTTTCAAATGTAGCAGAGTATAGAATAGGCGATACAAAATTAATTTACACACCGAATACATTACTTCACAATTATAATAATATTTTAGATAAAGTATTACCAACATTAAATAGTGTAGAATATAAATCAAAGGAAATTAGAAAAGTATTAGATGTTTCAAATGATGTTAGTTTAACAGAACTATATTTAGAAGAACAATTCAATACTACAAAAAATAACTTGAGAGATAGTTTAACGAAACTACTTACTGCAGATGCTGCAATAGCTGAAAATAACAATAAGATAATAGATAATTATGTAATCGAAAAAATTAAAAATAATAAGGAAGCTTTACTTCTAGGATTAACATATTTAGAACGTTGGTACAATTTCAAATATGGTAATACAAAAGCGAAAGATTTAGTTATGTACCACTTGGATTTCTTCGGTAAATCAAATAGTTCAGCGTTAGATAATGTTATCGAACTAGGTAAATCTGGATATAATAATTTACTAGCGAAAAATAATGTTATAACTTATAACGTTTTATTAGCGAAAAATTATAAAACTAATAATTTATTTGATGCTTTGGAAAAATATAGAAAAGCTTTTGTACCAGATAAAACAAATAATGAGTGGTTTAAAGAACAAACTAAAGCTTATATAGTAGAAGAAAAATCTACAATTAAAGAGGTAAGTGATAAGCAATCAATAGCTGGTAGTCCATATTCAATTGGAGTATATGATAGATTAACTAGCCCATCTTGGAAATACCCAAGTATGGTCTTGCCGCTATTAACATTACCTGAAAAATCGGTGTTTATGATTGCGAACATTTCGACAATAGGTTTCGGTGCTTATGATAGATATAGAAGTAAAGAACATCCAGCAGGAACAAATTTAAATAACTATGTTGAGACAAAAGCAAAAGAAGCGGCCGTTAGATTTAGAGATCACTATGATTATTGGTATAAAATACTAGATGATAAAAATAAAGAAAAATTATATAGAAGTGTTCTAGTCTATGATGCATTTAGATTTGGAAATGATGAAGATAATAGGTTACAAGAAGCTACTTTTGAAACTAATCATCCGGCAATAAAACATTTCTTCGGTCCAGCGGGAAATAATGTTGTCCATAATTCTAATGGAGCATACGCTACAGGGGATGCATTCTATTATATGGCGTATCGTATGCTTGATAAAGATGGTGCGGTAACTTATACACACGAAATGACGCATAACTCAGATAGAGAAATTTATCTAGGAGGATATGGAAGAAGAAATGGACTTGGACCAGAGTTTTATGCTAAAGGATTGTTACAAGCTCCTGATCATCCAAATGATCCTACTATTACGATTAACTCTATATTGAAATATGAAAAATCAGAAGATCTAACTAGACTTCAGGTGAAAGATCCTACAAAACGATTTAATAATGCAGAAGATTTACAAAAATATATGCATAATATGTTTGATGTAATTTATATGCTAGAATATCTAGAAGGTAATGCAGTTGTTAAATTAGATATTTCTAAGAAAAATGAGTTGTTGAGAAGAATAGAAAATAAATTTGAAACAGATCCAGACGGAAGTAGAGTTTATGCAACCAATGTTATTCGTTATTTAAATACTAGTGAACTTAACAAATTAACCTCATTTAATAGTTTAATTGAAAATGATGTTATTACAAGAAGAGGATACGAAAATGGAAATGACAATACTTTTAAACGAAATGGATATTATACAATTAAACTATTCTCACCAATATATTCTGCTCTAAGTAATGATAAAGGAACTCCGGGTGATTTAATGGGTCGTCGTATGGCGTTTGAATTGTTAGCTGCAAAAGGATTTAAAGATGGAATGGTACCATATATTTCTAATCAATATGCGGAAGAAGCAAAAGCCAATGGTGATGTTATTACATCATATGGTAAAGTAATCGGTAATGTAACTGATGAGTTAGTACTTCAAAAAGTGTTTAATAATGAATATAAATCATGGGTTGATTTCAAAAAAGCAATGTATGAAGAACGAAAAGCTAAATTTAATAAATTAATGAGCATTAGCTTCGATAACCCAAATGGAAGTTGGTTCAGAAAAGATAGAGTGACAATAAAAAATATAGAAGATCTTCAAAGAATGATAACTACTGCTGTCAATGAAGATGCTGAGGATTATCTTGTGAATATATATCCAGAAAGAAGTAGAGTTCATAAACTTAAACAGGCAATCTTTAAAGCCTATCTTGATCAAACCGATGATTTTAGAAATTCAATTTTTGAGAATAAAAAATAGTATTTGCTATTAGGAAATAAAAAGTAAAGGTAGAGGATTACAATTGTCATTATTAAAAAAAGATAGATTTTCCATTCGGAAAATAAAGGGTATTGTTGGTTCGATATTCTTGGGGAGTCTTTTATTTGCACCGTCAGTTGTTGGTGCATCGACTTATCATTACTTGGATTATAGTAATTTGACACAAACTGAACGTGATCAACTCAAACAAGGTAGACCTGACGAATCAAAAGAATCATATGCTTTGGTTTATGAGAAAGACGCACTACCAAATACTGGTCAATCACAATCTATTATGACTGTATTGGGTTTATTGACCATCGGTAGTCTTGTTGTAGTTATTACAAAAGATAAGAGAAATAAAAAAATAGCTACATTTTTGATTGTAGGGGCGACAGGTTTAGTTACACTATCAACTACTTCAGCACTTAATTTGAATGCTAACATCCATGAGTCTGGACGTGATGGTGTGTTGCAAATTTCTGGTTACAGATATGTTGGTTACTTGGAATTTGATGAGAGAACGGTTTCATCGGTTTCGCTAGTTGAACAATCCAAAGTTATGACAGACAAAGGCGAACCCGAAGTTACAACAGCTTTACCAGAAGCTGTTGTAACTGAAAAGGGCGAACCTGAGGTGCAACAAGCTTTACCAGAAGCTGTTGTAACTGAAAAGGGCAAACCTGAGGTTCAACCAGCCTTACCAGAAGCTGTAGTAACTGAAAAAGGCGAACCTGAGGTGCAACAAGCCCTACCCGAAGCTGTAGTCACTGAAAAGGGAGAACCTGAGGTTCAAGCAGCCTTATCAGAAGCAGTTGTAACTGAAAAAGGCGAACCCGAAGTTCAACCATCGTTATCAGAAGCAGTTGTAACTGAAAAGGGGGAACCTGAGGTGCAAACAGCTTTACCTGAAGCTGTAGTCACTGAAAAGGGAGAACCTGAGGTTCAACCATCGTTATCAGAAGCTGTTGTAACTGAAAAGGGGGAACCCGCAGTTCAACCAGCCTTACCCGAAGCAGTTGTAACTGAAAAGGGGGAACCTGAGGTTCAAACAGCCTTATCAGAAGCAGTTGTAACTGAAAAAGGGGAACCTGAGGTTCAAACAGCCTTACCAGAAGCCGTAGTCACTGAAAAGGGAGAACCTGAAGTTCAAACAGCCTTACCCGAAGCCGTAGTCACTGAAAAGGGAGAACCTGAAGTTCAAACAGCCTTACCAGAAGCCGTAGTCACTGAAAAGGGAGAACCTGAAGTTCAAACAGCCTTATCAGAAGCTGTTGTAACTGAAAAAGGGGAACCTGAGGTTCAAACAGCCTTACCCGAAGCTGTTGTAACTGAAAAAGGGGAACCTGAGGTTCAACAAGATTTACCAGAAGCTGTAGTCACT
Above is a genomic segment from Streptococcus sp. SN-1 containing:
- a CDS encoding ZmpA/ZmpB/ZmpC family metallo-endopeptidase, producing MEKYFGEKQQRFSFRKLSVGLVSATISSLFFMSVLGSSSVEAQETKGVHYKYVTESELSSDEKKQLVYDIPTYVENDDETYYLVYKLNSQNQLGELPNTGSKNEMQALVAGASLAALGILIFAVSKKKVKNKTVLHLVLVAGIGNGVLVSAHALENHLLLNYNTDYELTLGEKLPLPKEISGYTYIGYIKEGNITSEFKVSNQEKSVATPKNQQKVDYNVTPNFVENPSKVQTIQEEKPVSSTKPTEVQAALPETGVTDKGEPEVQPALPEAVVTNKGTPEVQPALPKAVVSDKDKPAVQPTLPESVVTDKGESAIQPELPEALVTEKGEAEVHPALPAAVVTEKGEPAVQSDLPEAVVTDKGEPEVQPALPKAVVSDKDKPAVQPTLPESVVTDKGESAIQPELPEALVTEKGEAEVHPALPEAVVTDKGEPAVQPALPEAVVTEKGEAEVHPALPEAVVTEKGEAEVHPALPEAVVTDKGEPAVQPALPEAVVTNKGTPEVQPALPEAVVTEKGEAEVHPALPEAVVTDKGEPEVQPALPEAVVTDKGEPAIQPELPEAVVTEKGEAEVHPALPEAVVTEKGEPEVQPALPEAVVTDKGKPAIQPELPEAVVSDKGEPEQVAPLPEYTGKIEPLKSESTKPSEETNNTTETNNVQKNASALLRMNFVKGNQALSGTGSATFIAPNVLLTVAHNFINNSSDNSTGEFRGEKSKNTYEWVTPDGQKGSFTSEDIHFYNQKDYPKGFIYDLAVIKLPQSLERKHVNLVENYSKVNIHDKLNVYGYPGGEYTHLKDATVEMEQKYANNTYGVQYQGGKPGMSGGGIFNTNGEVIGVHQNGAKNRSGGLILSPTQLDWIRSIINGKEITPTYDALERHKDEKKDDVKEEDVNKKLELRNISSVELYSKEGDKYRHVTSLDSVPNDPQNYFMKVKSENFKDVMLPVSSITDDNKDNRDNRAVYKIVASANNLIQHENNKVLDNYTYYLPKTQQSETGVYTSFKNLVDEMNRNPYGEFHLGATMDAREVELPDGQESYVKNEFHGKLVGTNNEKYYAIYNLKKPLFGGLNGATVENLSLKDVNISAKEDAATVAKEAKNRTAISNVHADGAIAGEHGIGGLVSQVNNSTISNSSYTGRITNTYKTVASYQIGGLVGKLSGSGALIDKSVASIDMATNATQGDQSIGGIAGAVIDNAVISSSYAEGKLNNVKPFAYVGGVVGDLWDPVDGLEKSGKLLNVLSDVNVTNGNAIAGKHFDNMKATNVYSNKNNKVVNVVPEDDEILTKDSTVQRGEVLEDAQIREKKSAFASKNIIKTEDFNFSSRYVTDYRSLENADSSKEKVYKNIEKLLPFYNRETIVKYGNLVESSSNLYNKELLSVVPMKDKEVISDINQYKSSINKLLLYYTDNTSEKLNVNYQSDFSNVAEYRIGDTKLIYTPNTLLHNYNNILDKVLPTLNSVEYKSKEIRKVLDVSNDVSLTELYLEEQFNTTKNNLRDSLTKLLTADAAIAENNNKIIDNYVIEKIKNNKEALLLGLTYLERWYNFKYGNTKAKDLVMYHLDFFGKSNSSALDNVIELGKSGYNNLLAKNNVITYNVLLAKNYKTNNLFDALEKYRKAFVPDKTNNEWFKEQTKAYIVEEKSTIKEVSDKQSIAGSPYSIGVYDRLTSPSWKYPSMVLPLLTLPEKSVFMIANISTIGFGAYDRYRSKEHPAGTNLNNYVETKAKEAAVRFRDHYDYWYKILDDKNKEKLYRSVLVYDAFRFGNDEDNRLQEATFETNHPAIKHFFGPAGNNVVHNSNGAYATGDAFYYMAYRMLDKDGAVTYTHEMTHNSDREIYLGGYGRRNGLGPEFYAKGLLQAPDHPNDPTITINSILKYEKSEDLTRLQVKDPTKRFNNAEDLQKYMHNMFDVIYMLEYLEGNAVVKLDISKKNELLRRIENKFETDPDGSRVYATNVIRYLNTSELNKLTSFNSLIENDVITRRGYENGNDNTFKRNGYYTIKLFSPIYSALSNDKGTPGDLMGRRMAFELLAAKGFKDGMVPYISNQYAEEAKANGDVITSYGKVIGNVTDELVLQKVFNNEYKSWVDFKKAMYEERKAKFNKLMSISFDNPNGSWFRKDRVTIKNIEDLQRMITTAVNEDAEDYLVNIYPERSRVHKLKQAIFKAYLDQTDDFRNSIFENKK